In Candidatus Ancaeobacter aquaticus, the following proteins share a genomic window:
- the rpe gene encoding ribulose-phosphate 3-epimerase codes for MIKIAPSILSGDFGALATEAKRAEDAGADWLHLDVMDGHFVPNITFGPPVVKAIRKATTLPLDVHLMISRPDTYYKQFIEAGADILTIHVESPCDISQTIDEIKKLNCKCGIVFNPDTPFNVDESILRKIDLILFMTVFPGFGGQSFIESVLPKITDATKTLKAMNIDIDIQVDGGIKSQNIKKPVDAGCNVIVAGTSVYGKPDIKMAIEELRNAAENK; via the coding sequence ATGATAAAAATTGCTCCGTCAATACTTTCTGGAGATTTTGGCGCTCTTGCAACGGAAGCAAAAAGGGCCGAAGACGCTGGCGCAGATTGGCTGCATCTTGATGTTATGGACGGACATTTTGTTCCAAACATAACATTTGGGCCGCCTGTAGTAAAGGCAATCAGGAAAGCAACGACATTACCTCTTGATGTTCATCTCATGATATCACGTCCTGACACCTACTATAAACAATTTATCGAAGCAGGGGCTGATATATTGACAATTCACGTTGAATCACCGTGTGATATTAGTCAAACAATTGATGAAATTAAAAAATTGAATTGTAAGTGCGGCATTGTTTTTAATCCTGACACACCATTTAATGTAGATGAATCGATACTTCGAAAGATTGATCTTATATTGTTTATGACGGTATTTCCTGGTTTCGGCGGACAAAGTTTTATTGAATCGGTGCTACCAAAGATCACTGACGCGACAAAAACTCTTAAGGCAATGAATATCGATATAGACATTCAAGTTGATGGCGGAATCAAGAGTCAAAATATTAAAAAACCGGTAGATGCGGGATGTAACGTGATTGTCGCGGGAACATCAGTATATGGAAAACCGGATATAAAGATGGCAATTGAAGAATTGCGAAACGCAGCAGAAAACAAATAA